From Pseudomonas sp. stari2:
GAACTCTCCAATGTGTTTGCCTCTGGAGTCGTATTTTTCGACTGTGCCATGCATAGAGTCCCATTCGAGAATAATACCCTTAGCAGTTTTCCATCTTTTGCGCTTGGCTCCGCCACCTTGTACGGCTGTTTTACGACCTACAATTTTCGCATCAGGAAAGGCTGGGAGTACGTCGGGGGCCGGATGGTACTCGTGATCTCCTGCTCGAGTGCTGACAACAATATAAAGCGGCTTAACTCCAGAATCCGCCGGAAACACCAATATGAAATCCCGATACTCCGGCGGATAAACCGGATTCACCAGAATTCCGCCTGCCGCTTTCGTCGGCGGATACACCCAGATATGCGGCGTCTGCGGAGCGGCCTCCAGCGCGGGGATGCCGAGGATGTCGGAGCCGTCCACGGCGGGTGTCCAGATCAGTTCGATGCCTTCGCCCAGGTCTGCAACAAACCGGTTGCCGCGTGCGGTGAACTGCACGACATCGACCATTTCCCAGTCACGATTCTTGCCGGTGTAGAAGCCGTAACCCTTGAGACTGCCATCGGCCTGTTGTTCGACGCGCAGGCGCACACGGGTTCGGGCTTGCTTGAGGGCGAGCAACTGGTCTTCGGTGTAGAGGGCGCTGTCGCCCAGGTTCGATGGCATGAACAACGCCACCAGCCCGACCAAGGGGGTCACGACGGCGGCGGAAGCCATCGCGGGCAATGCCTTGAATGCTTCACCCGCAAGGGCGAAGGTACCCAGGCCTGCCGGGATGGCGGTGCCGCTGATTTTCTTGAGTGCAACGCCGCCGCTGTTGTCGGCCTCACGGCCGCCGAGCAGGATCAGGTCGCCGTAATCTTTCAGGCTGTCAGTCGGCACCATCCCCGAAGGAATCGCGTAATCGATGATCGCATCCGGCAACTTGCACGACTTGGCGAACGTGCAGCCGGCGCGCACCGGCTCGGGTTTGTTCGCCGCGACCTCTCGGCTGCGCTCGAAAGCCTCCTGCCGCGCCAGCATGGCGTCGTATTTGTTTTGTCGCCCGTCCTGATCGGCCAGCTCGGTGGCCGTCATGTAGCGGTAGGTGACGTGATGCCCGTCGCCTGCCGGTGGGTTGGGAACCCGGGGAAAGTCCTTTTGACCAGTCACTTATTGTCCTTTCGTTCATGCATCGGCAGCCCCTCGAAAGGGGCTGCACGACGTTAACGAAGCAGGAAAATCGTGGCTGTAGGACGCGTCTCTAAAGACGTGGGGATTGTTCGCTACGGCATCAGGAAGGCAGCGCAGTGTTCTTTCTGCTCGCGGCCAAGGTCACCGCATAACCGATCAATGCGGCGAACACCGAACCGGTGAGAATACCCATCCGGTCCATCCCGGCGTATTCACTGGCACCCGGCACGAAGGCCAGCGAGCCGACAAACAGGCTCATGGTGAAGCCGATCCCGCAGAGGATCGCCACGCCAAGCACCTGGCCCCAATTGGCGTTCTGGGGCAGGGCGGCGATGCCGGTTTTCACGGCGAGCCAGGTCAGGCCGAACACGCCGATGGTCTTGCCCAGCAGCAGGCCGACGGCGATGCCCATCGGCACGTGGTGGGTGAAGCTTTCGGCGGTCACACCGGTCAGCGACAAACCGGCGTTGGCGAAGGCGAACAGCGGCAGGATGCCGTAGGCCACCCATGGGTGCAGCGCGTGTTCCAGGGTCAGCAGCGGCGAAGGCTCGGCGTTTTTCGTGCGCAGCGGGATGCAGAATGCGAGGGTCACGCCGGCCAGCGTCGCATGGACACCGCTCTTGAGCACGCAGACCCACAGGATCAGGCCGATGATCATGTACGGCCCGAGCTTGACCACCCCGAGCCGGTTCATCGCCACCAGCGCCGCAATGCACGCGGCCGCCAGACCCAGCGACAGGGTCGAGAGTTCGCCGGAATAGAAGATCGCGATGATCACGATGGCGCCAAGGTCGTCGATGATCGCCAGGGTCATCAGGAACAGCTTCAGCGACACCGGCACCCGCTTGCCGAGCAAGGCCAGCACGCCGAGGGCGAAGGCGATGTCGGTGGCGGTGGGGATCGCCCAGCCATCAAGGGCGGCCGGGTTGTCGCGGTTGAGGAACCAGTAGATCAGGGCCGGCACCAGCATGCCGCCGATGGCCGCCGCGCCGGGCAGGACGATCTGTGAAGGTTTCGACAGTTGGCCGTCGAGCACTTCGCGCTTCACTTCCAGGCCGATGAGCAGGAAGAACAGCGCCATCAGGCCGTCGTTGATCCACAGCAGCAGGGGTTTGGCGATTTTCAACGCACCGATCTGCGCGACCACCGGGGTGTCGAGCAGGCCGGTGTACAGCCACGACAGCGGCGAGTTGTTGATGATTAGAGCCAGGATGGCCGCGGCGATCAGTAACAGACCGCTGGCAGCTTCCAACTGAAAGAAACGCGTGAAAGTGCTACGCAGAGGCAAGGTCGCTCTCCATCGATAAAGTCAAAAGGTGGGACACCCTAACCCGTACTGTTAGTTGTTAAAACAAAAGTTATATTCTTTTTTGTTATATATGGTTGCAAGGCGCCTGCCAGACCTGCAGCAGAGCCTAGCAGTTGCCAAAGGTATTGAAGCTCAGCTGTATCTGTCAGTGCGGTGGGATTTTTCCTAAGCTTGAGGGCTAAGCCTGTGAAGGCACTTCTGCCCGATTCAACGAGAACAACAGCCATGAGCGACAACCGACAGTGGGCCCGCGAAGCCATCCGGATCATCGAAGCGGACTTCCAGCGCAGCGCCGACACCCACCTGATCCCCCTGCCGCTGCCGGGGTTTCCGGGTATCGAGTTGTACTTCAAGGACGAATCCAGCCATCCCACCGGCAGCCTCAAGCACCGTCTGGCCCGTTCGCTGTTTCTCTACGCGTTGTGTAACGGCTGGCTCAAGCCCGGCGCGCCGGTGATCGAGGCGTCCAGCGGTTCGACGGCGATTTCCGAAGCGTACTTTGCGCGGATGCTCGGGTTGCCGTTCATTGCGGTAATGCCGGCGACCACCTCCAAGGAGAAGATTGCCCAGATCGCCTTCTATGGCGGCAAGAGTCATCTGGTGGACGATCCGACCCAGATCTACGCCGAATCCGAGCGTCTGGCCCGGGAGCATGACGGGCACTTCATCGACCAGTTCACCTACGCCGAACGCGCCACCGACTGGCGGGCGAACAACAACATCGCCGAGTCGATCTTCCAGCAGATGCGCTACGAGCAGCATCCATGCCCGGCGTGGCTGATTTCCAGCCCCGGCACCGGCGGCACCACTGCGACGCTCGGTCGTTACGTGCGCTATCGCCAGCATTGCACCCGCGTGCTGTGCGCCGATGCCGAGCGTTCGGTGTTCTTTGACTTTTACCAGACCGGTGATGCCAGCCTGCGTCTGGACCACGGTTCGCGGATCGAAGGCATTGGCCGGCCACGGGTGGAAGCTTCGTTCCTGCCGAAGGTAATTGATGCGATGGTCAAAGTGCCGGATGCCTTGTCGCTGGCGGCCATGCATTACCTGGCGCAGCGTCTGGGCCGGCATGTGGGCGGGTCGAGCGGCACCAACCTGATCGGCGCGCTGATGGCGGCGCAGCAGATGAAAGCGGCGGGGGAGTCGGGGTCGATCGTGGCAATTCTGTGCGATGGCGGCGAGCGCTACGCGGACACCTATTACGATCCGGCGTGGCTCAAGGCGCAGGGCTATGAGCTGGAGGGATTGATGGCGGCCGTGGCGGCGAGTGCCGAGAAGGGTGAAGTGCTCCCGGCCTCGGTTCTGCGCGCCAATATCTGACGCCGAATACGACTGTGGGAGCGAATTCGCTCCCACAGTTTTTTGCATCGTTTCAGGTTAGGCGTATCAGGCCTCGAGGCCCAGGATGTCACGCGCCACAGCTTCCGCGATACGAATCCCGTCAACGCCCGCCGACAGAATCCCGCCCGCATAACCTGCGCCTTCACCGGCCGGGAACAGACCTTTGACGTTCATGCTCTGCAGCGACTCGTTGCGCGTGATCCGCAGCGGCGACGAAGTCCGCGTCTCGATCCCGGTCAGCACCGCATCGTGCAGCGAATAACCGCGAATCTGCTTCTCGAACGCCGGCAATGCTTCGCGAATTGCTTCGATGGCAAAGTCCGGCAGTGCCAGGGCCAGATCCCCCAATGCCACGCCCGGTTTGTACGACGGCTCAACCTCGCCCAGCTCGGTGGACGGCGTGCCGTTGATGAAGTCGCCGACCAGTTGCGCCGGCGCCTTGTAGTCGCTGCCGCCGAGGATGAAGGCGTGGGATTCCAGACGCTCCTGCAACTCGATCCCGGCCAGCGGACCGCCCGGATAATCGACTTCCGGGGTGATGCCGACGACGATGCCGGAGTTGGCGTTGCGCTCGTTACGCGAATACTGGCTCATGCCGTTGGTAACCACGCGGTTCGGCTCGGAAGTCGCCGCCACCACGGTGCCGCCCGGGCACATGCAGAAGCTGTAGACCGAACGGCCATTCTTGGCGTGGTGCACCAGTTTGTAGTCGGCAGCGCCGAGTTTCGGGTGACCGGCGTATTTGCCCAGTCGCGCGCGGTCGATCAGCGATTGCGGGTGTTCGATGCGGAAACCCACCGAAAACGGTTTGGCTTCCATGAACACACCACGGCTGTGGAGCATGCGGAACGTGTCGCGGGCACTGTGGCCGAGGGCCAGAATCACATGTTTCGAATGCAGGGTTTCGCCGCTGGCCAGTTCGACGCCGACCAGTTGGCCGTCTTCGATCAGCACGTCGGTGACGCGTTCCTGGAAGCGCACTTCGCCGCCCAGGGCGCGGATCTCTTCACGCATGGTTTCGACCATGCCGGTCAGACGGAACGTACCGATGTGCGGCTTGCTGACGTAGAGGATTTCTTCCGGCGCGCCGGCCTTGACGAACTCGTGCAGGACTTTACGGCCGAGGAATTTCGGATCCTTGATCTGGCTGTACAGCTTGCCGTCGGAGAACGTGCCTGCACCGCCCTCGCCGAACTGCACGTTGGACTCGGGGTTGAGCACGCTTTTGCGCCACAGGCCCCAGGTGTCCTTGGTGCGCTGACGCACTTCGGTGCCGCGTTCGAGGATGATCGGCTTGAAGCCCATCTGCGCCAGCAGCAGGCCGGCGAAGATTCCGCACGGACCGAAACCGACCACGATCGGACGCTGGCTCAGGTCGCTTGGCGCCTGGCCGACGAATTTGTAGCTGACATCCGGCGCCACGTTGACGTTGCGGTCATCGGCGAACTTGCCCAGCACCTTGGCCTCGTCGCGCACTTCGAGGTCGATGGTATAGATGAAGCACAGTTCGGAAGACTTTTTGCGTGCATCGTAGCTGCGCTTGAACAAGGTGAAGTCGAGCAGGTCATCGCTGGCGATACCCAGGCGTTGCACGATGGCGGCGCGCAGGTCTTCGTCGGGATGGTCGATCGGCAGCTTGAGTTCAGTGATTCGTAACATGACAGGATCCGGTTCGCGGGGCGCACAACTGCGCCAGGGCGTTTGAAGGCGGCGATTATAAGCCGCAACGGCCGGATCCCGTGAGGGTAAAACGATCAGTCGTTGCGCGAACCGCCGAAATACCCGCAACCGCGCTGCACCTTGCCGTCGATACGCAGCTCGGCACTCATGTGCTGCAAGCTGCCGCTGTTACTGTCGACACAGCGTTGCGGCGCCACCCACAGCTCGATGCGCTGGTTGTTGGCTTCGCTGCTGAGGTTGAAACGACCGTCGCCCAATTGCTCTTCGACGTAAGGCACGGCGAGCGGTGGCTGGCCTTCGCGGTCGATGACCATGCCTTTGCCACTGACCTTGACGTTCCATTCCGGACCATGACCGGCCGCACGCAGGATCAACTGTTTGAAATTGGGATCGTCACAGGCAGTGCCGGAACGTTCCACGCGGTACAGCTGGGTCAGGTCGAGGCGGTCACCGGCGATCTTGCCGCGAACGTCGGCGAACAGCTTGCCCTGTTGGTCGGCCAGCGTGGCGGCCTCCTGCAGGACGCTGGTGCTGCCGATGTCGTTGACCACGTACTGGCGCTGCTCGCCGCAGGCCTGGAACACCAGTTTGCCGTCGGCAGCGGTCAGTTGCCCCTGCATCCGCGTCTGGCCGACGTGGGAGGCGCTGGTCCGCGCACCCTCGAACAACTGGCACGCGGCAAACAGAGGGAGCAGGGCAACAACGATCAAGGAACGGGCAACACGCATCTTCGGCTCTCCAGACAAGTGCCGCCACGTTACGCAGGCTGACCGCTTATCACAACCATGAGTTGGATTTGCCACGTACCGGAAACATTTGGCTTAACTTTCGAAGTCGGGACGAAGGACATTTGGCCGTACCTTGTCCGCCTTTTCGATACGCGAGGTTTTTATGAACGGATCAGGCAGGGTGCTTTTGGCGGTACTGGCAATGATGGCTGCATGGCCGTCGATGGCGGCAGAAATTGCTTTTTCATCGGAGACGGATTTCTCCGAAATGAGCCTCGAGCTCAAACGAATCGATGATCCGAATCCGCATGCCGTCATGCTCAATGTCACCTTGAACCCGGATGCGCAGCATCGCCTGCAGCGGGTGACGACCGAGGGACTGCATCAACCCCTGCAGCTGTCCATCAACGGCGTTCAAGTGTCGAGCGCAACGATTCAATCGGTAATCAAAGGCCCGAGTCTGATGATAAGCGTGCCCCGCGAGGTCGCCAGCAAGCTGCTTCCGACGCTGCTGGAGCATTAAAACCTTGATGCGACGCTGACCCAGCGCCGCATGCCGAGGCTTTTCAGCCCACGTGAAATGTCTGACCTGTCTGCAGGCCTTCGACACTTTTGGCGTAGGCCAATGCCACATCCGCCGCAGGAACCGGCTTGTAGCCGCGGAAGTACGGGGCGTAACTGCCCATGGCTTCCACCAGCACGGTCGGGCTGATCGAGTTAACGCGCAGGCCCCGTGGCAGTTCGATGGCGGCGGCACGGACGAAGCTGTCGAGCGCGCCGTTGACCAGTGCAGCCGACGCACCGCTGCGGATCGGATCGTGGCTGAGCACGCCGGTGGTGAAGGTGAAGGATGCGCCGTCGTTGGCGAATTCGCGGCCGATCAGCAGCAGATTGACCTGGCCCATCAACTTGTCTTTCAGGCCGAGGGCGAAGCTGTCTTCGTTCATGTCGCCCAGCGGGGCGAAGGTCACGTTGCCGGCGGCGCAGACCAGGGCGTCGAACTTGCCGGTCTGCTCGAACAGCTTGCGAATCGATGCGCTGTCGCTGATATCCACCTGGAAATCGCCGCTGTTGCGACCGATGCGAATGACTTCGTGACGCTGCGACAGCTCTTTGTCCACGGCCGAACCGATGGTGCCGCCTGCGCCGATCAACAGAATTTTCATCGTGCTTGCCTCAAGTGATTGAACGAGTTTTCAGTCTAGAGTGGTTTTTTCGGCTGATAAGCGCGCTAATGGGCAACCTTTGGTTTTCAAATGGAAACAATCCATGAGCGAGATGGATGATCTGGCGGCGTTTGCGGTGTTGATCGAGGCGGGTAGTTTTACTTTGGCGGCGCAGCAACTGGGGTGCAGCAAGGGACAACTGTCCAAGCGTATCAGTCAGCTGGAAACGCGGTTTTCCGTGGTGTTGCTGCAGCGCACGACGCGTCGGCTCAGCCTGACGGCGGCCGGTGCGGCGTTGTTACCGCAGGCTCAGGCGCTTGTAGTCCAGGTCGAAAGGGCGCGTCAGGCATTGGCGCGCTTGAAGGACGACATGGCCGGTCCCGTGCGTATGACGGTGCCGGTGTCGCTGGGGGAAACGTTCTTCGATGGACTGTTGCTGGAGTTCTCCCAGAAATATCCCGAAGTACAGATCGAGCTTGAGTTGAACAACAGCTATCGCGATCTCTCCCGCGACGGCTTCGATCTGGCTATTCGCACGGAAGTCGCCAACGACGAGCGACTGGTGGCCAAGCCCTTGCTGGCCTGGCAGGAAATGACCTGCGCCAGTCCGGCGTATCTGGAGCGTTTTGGTGAGCCGCAGACGCCGCAGGCGCTGGCCGAGCACCGTTGTCTGCTTAACAGTCATTACAGCGGTCGCGAAGAGTGGCTGTATCACCAGCAGCACGAACTGCTGCGAGTGCGGGTGTCGGGACCGTTCGCCAGCAATCACTACAACCTGTTGAAGAAAGCCGCACTGGCCGGCGCCGGCATTGCACGCCTGCCGTCCTATCTGTTGCAGGCGGAATTGGCTGACGGCCGATTGCGCTGGCTCCTTCGTGATTTTCAGACCCGGCGTATGCCGATGTACCTGGTGCATCCTTATCAGGGCGGTTTACCGAAACGTACCCAAGTGCTGGCGGACTACCTGATCGGCTGGTTCAAGCGTAGTGGCGAGGCGCTCGACCGGCTTCAGCGGTAACGTCGGGCGATCAGATGGTCGATCGACAGTTTGCCCGGTCCGGTGGTCATCAGGTACAGCAGAACGGCCGCCCAGGTGCCGTGAGTCGGGTAGGCGTCGGGGTACACGAACAACTCGATGACCAGCGTCATGCCCAGCAATGCAAGCGCCGAAAATCGCGTGGCGAAGCCGACGAGGATCAGGATCGGGAAAAAGTGCTCGGCGAATGCCGCCATGTGAGCGGCAATTTCCGGTGACACCAGCGGCACGTGGTATTCACTCTGGAACAGCGGAATCGTCGAGTCGGCCAGATGCGGCCAGCCAATCTGAAAGGTGCCGTCGATCAGGTCGATGGCCAGGCCCTCGACCTTGGTCTGCCCGGACTTCCAGAACACCGCCGCAATGGAAAAACGCGCGATGAGGGCAATCAGGCTGCGTGGGATTTTTTCCAGCAGCGCGATGGCGCGGGCAATGAGGCTGTTCATGGCGAAACCTTGTGATGTAAATG
This genomic window contains:
- a CDS encoding S-type pyocin domain-containing protein codes for the protein MTGQKDFPRVPNPPAGDGHHVTYRYMTATELADQDGRQNKYDAMLARQEAFERSREVAANKPEPVRAGCTFAKSCKLPDAIIDYAIPSGMVPTDSLKDYGDLILLGGREADNSGGVALKKISGTAIPAGLGTFALAGEAFKALPAMASAAVVTPLVGLVALFMPSNLGDSALYTEDQLLALKQARTRVRLRVEQQADGSLKGYGFYTGKNRDWEMVDVVQFTARGNRFVADLGEGIELIWTPAVDGSDILGIPALEAAPQTPHIWVYPPTKAAGGILVNPVYPPEYRDFILVFPADSGVKPLYIVVSTRAGDHEYHPAPDVLPAFPDAKIVGRKTAVQGGGAKRKRWKTAKGIILEWDSMHGTVEKYDSRGKHIGEFDQNTGEPTSTKKNKKSKKGKKRSIEP
- the nhaA gene encoding Na+/H+ antiporter NhaA; translation: MPLRSTFTRFFQLEAASGLLLIAAAILALIINNSPLSWLYTGLLDTPVVAQIGALKIAKPLLLWINDGLMALFFLLIGLEVKREVLDGQLSKPSQIVLPGAAAIGGMLVPALIYWFLNRDNPAALDGWAIPTATDIAFALGVLALLGKRVPVSLKLFLMTLAIIDDLGAIVIIAIFYSGELSTLSLGLAAACIAALVAMNRLGVVKLGPYMIIGLILWVCVLKSGVHATLAGVTLAFCIPLRTKNAEPSPLLTLEHALHPWVAYGILPLFAFANAGLSLTGVTAESFTHHVPMGIAVGLLLGKTIGVFGLTWLAVKTGIAALPQNANWGQVLGVAILCGIGFTMSLFVGSLAFVPGASEYAGMDRMGILTGSVFAALIGYAVTLAASRKNTALPS
- a CDS encoding PLP-dependent cysteine synthase family protein, which codes for MSDNRQWAREAIRIIEADFQRSADTHLIPLPLPGFPGIELYFKDESSHPTGSLKHRLARSLFLYALCNGWLKPGAPVIEASSGSTAISEAYFARMLGLPFIAVMPATTSKEKIAQIAFYGGKSHLVDDPTQIYAESERLAREHDGHFIDQFTYAERATDWRANNNIAESIFQQMRYEQHPCPAWLISSPGTGGTTATLGRYVRYRQHCTRVLCADAERSVFFDFYQTGDASLRLDHGSRIEGIGRPRVEASFLPKVIDAMVKVPDALSLAAMHYLAQRLGRHVGGSSGTNLIGALMAAQQMKAAGESGSIVAILCDGGERYADTYYDPAWLKAQGYELEGLMAAVAASAEKGEVLPASVLRANI
- a CDS encoding NAD(P)/FAD-dependent oxidoreductase, which encodes MLRITELKLPIDHPDEDLRAAIVQRLGIASDDLLDFTLFKRSYDARKKSSELCFIYTIDLEVRDEAKVLGKFADDRNVNVAPDVSYKFVGQAPSDLSQRPIVVGFGPCGIFAGLLLAQMGFKPIILERGTEVRQRTKDTWGLWRKSVLNPESNVQFGEGGAGTFSDGKLYSQIKDPKFLGRKVLHEFVKAGAPEEILYVSKPHIGTFRLTGMVETMREEIRALGGEVRFQERVTDVLIEDGQLVGVELASGETLHSKHVILALGHSARDTFRMLHSRGVFMEAKPFSVGFRIEHPQSLIDRARLGKYAGHPKLGAADYKLVHHAKNGRSVYSFCMCPGGTVVAATSEPNRVVTNGMSQYSRNERNANSGIVVGITPEVDYPGGPLAGIELQERLESHAFILGGSDYKAPAQLVGDFINGTPSTELGEVEPSYKPGVALGDLALALPDFAIEAIREALPAFEKQIRGYSLHDAVLTGIETRTSSPLRITRNESLQSMNVKGLFPAGEGAGYAGGILSAGVDGIRIAEAVARDILGLEA
- a CDS encoding COG3650 family protein, translating into MRVARSLIVVALLPLFAACQLFEGARTSASHVGQTRMQGQLTAADGKLVFQACGEQRQYVVNDIGSTSVLQEAATLADQQGKLFADVRGKIAGDRLDLTQLYRVERSGTACDDPNFKQLILRAAGHGPEWNVKVSGKGMVIDREGQPPLAVPYVEEQLGDGRFNLSSEANNQRIELWVAPQRCVDSNSGSLQHMSAELRIDGKVQRGCGYFGGSRND
- a CDS encoding short chain dehydrogenase, encoding MKILLIGAGGTIGSAVDKELSQRHEVIRIGRNSGDFQVDISDSASIRKLFEQTGKFDALVCAAGNVTFAPLGDMNEDSFALGLKDKLMGQVNLLLIGREFANDGASFTFTTGVLSHDPIRSGASAALVNGALDSFVRAAAIELPRGLRVNSISPTVLVEAMGSYAPYFRGYKPVPAADVALAYAKSVEGLQTGQTFHVG
- a CDS encoding LysR family transcriptional regulator, coding for MSEMDDLAAFAVLIEAGSFTLAAQQLGCSKGQLSKRISQLETRFSVVLLQRTTRRLSLTAAGAALLPQAQALVVQVERARQALARLKDDMAGPVRMTVPVSLGETFFDGLLLEFSQKYPEVQIELELNNSYRDLSRDGFDLAIRTEVANDERLVAKPLLAWQEMTCASPAYLERFGEPQTPQALAEHRCLLNSHYSGREEWLYHQQHELLRVRVSGPFASNHYNLLKKAALAGAGIARLPSYLLQAELADGRLRWLLRDFQTRRMPMYLVHPYQGGLPKRTQVLADYLIGWFKRSGEALDRLQR
- a CDS encoding DoxX family protein, producing the protein MNSLIARAIALLEKIPRSLIALIARFSIAAVFWKSGQTKVEGLAIDLIDGTFQIGWPHLADSTIPLFQSEYHVPLVSPEIAAHMAAFAEHFFPILILVGFATRFSALALLGMTLVIELFVYPDAYPTHGTWAAVLLYLMTTGPGKLSIDHLIARRYR